From Hypomesus transpacificus isolate Combined female chromosome 3, fHypTra1, whole genome shotgun sequence:
GCAGCGATTTATTTAATAAAGATGATAAAAATATGTGATATCTGTCTATTTTAGGTAACCAGCGTCATGGACCTCCAGCTTGCCATTCCAGTAACCCTTGGGGAGAAGCTTGGGGAAGCAGCTGGGAAGGTCTGCTTGCCAAAGGGAAGTGGTGGAACTCAAACATTGCTTCTCATCTGTAGGGGATAACATCTTCCAGTTCTGGGTCACTATGGCAGCTTCTAAGGATATGGACTCGCTTATACTCCAGTTTGTCTGCATGGTGGGTTTGAACAAGACTTGAAGATGATCTTGTCATGGCCATGGCCGTGCCCCCTTGTTTTTTGGTTTTGctctgccctagtgtttccctgtctcattgtcttcacctgtgtctcgttcggttctcgttagtttcattgtgtccacctgtgtcttgtttgtttctgtgtatttaggttcttGCTTTTGTGTCCAGTCATTGTCTTGTCTTTACCCCTGTTATGTGAGTACCCTTTCTGTGTCCCTGGCTTTTTCAATATTAAACCCTTTGTTTCGACATGGCTGCATACTCCcttgcgtttgggtcctacccacCACTCATCATGACATCTGTGCAGTATAAAGGCAATGTCATAAGCTGTATCTCACACATTGTTAATACAAATCTATGACTCTTTTTATTCAAGTTCAGTTTGCAGTTATCCATAAGTGTCCATTTCAAATGAAATAAAGTGTATCTGTACAGCTCTATTTACAGGCAACATCACAGAGGCCTTAAGAACTAGACCTAAACCAACTTAAACCCtccaggaagacaaggaaaaactctcaGGAAGTCTCAAGACTCCTTGACACCAAGACAGCGACAGCCTCCATGGATTAAAAACCAAGTATTTTACAGAGGAGAGAAGCTCTATATAAGAACGCCCTGTCTCTTTGTTTTAAGCTTGCAACACACAGTAACTCACCACAACACCCATGAGACATGCAATTACACACCTTGAAAACTGCAACACACAGTAATACACaagtttgtatttatttgtaatttCAAGTTGTACTGTAGAGTACAGACATACAGTTTTCAAGAGCACACAAGTTCAAGTTTGCTTTCATTTAAACATACGCAGTACAATGTAGACGTATAATGTATTAGAATGTCATTCCACACACGCACTCGATGTTATATAACCATGCTACATACAAACACGTGCTTCAGCAGGCATAAAACTGACAAGGTTTGTAATCTAGTGTTCTAGTCAGTAGTCTTGCTGccgcatttacattttaaataattaaGCTGCACTATCTGGACCGTTTTAACAGTAGATGTAAAGCACAATCAGCAGTATATGCCAATGATTTCACCCTGAAGGAATTATGATTGTAGACTACCCATATCTCATACATACCTTCACATTAGACAGTATTATGAGTGGCATCAAGTTGGAACCTTTTATCAGTAGTTTCACACATTACCATTATAATAATAGTGGTATATTCATGTAGCAGACTCTTCAATTCATACgccctaccactgagctattccTTTTCCCCCTATGATGAATCAAACATTCAATTATTCTTAACATAGATAAATCATATTCTAATTTAAATAATGAGTTCTGAATTAGGTAAGTAACAAACCTCAAGTGAAGCTGATATTACTGTACAACCTAATAAAAATAGAGATCTTACAACAAGATGCATTGATTCAATGCAAAACCTTGATTGTTTTTGCACATCTCAGACTCTTGACCAGTCAAGAGACGGCATCTGAGCTGAGGCTGCCGTTATTCCAGTCCCTTCAGGGAATCAAGATAAATCCCCGATATACTGGTGGCAATGTGTCATCTTTAAGAAACGGattaaaaatattttcaagCTACACTATGTAGGACCGTGAATCATATGCAGTGCCTTGTAAAAGTATTCAGACCCCTGACCAATGTTATCATTTTAGTGAATTATTAGTGGTCCATTTAAAATTACAACTCAAAATCATTGGTCATTGGTGACATTGGTTTAATGGAAAATATTGTTCAACCCCCAAATATTAATATTCAGTAGAGCCACCTTTCACTGAAATAACTTCATGAAGTATTTTGGGATAAGTAATTATCAGCTTTGCACAGGGTGTCAGAGTGATTTTCTAAAATGTTCTTGGCATATTTGCTCCAGGTGGTTCAGGTTTCACACTTTTGGACCACAATTTTCTAATAGCGATACTGATTATAAATGGCATTGTGATCAGGATTTTGACTGGACCGCTATAAAAAGGATCACCTTTTTATTAGTAAACCTGTCCAAAGAAGCTTTGGACGGCAATCATTTTCCTTCTGTATGATGAATTTCCACCCAAGAGGTTTAGCTGACTGAAACAGGTTCAAGTAATTTTCTTAATTTATTCTTTCTTTAAATGCTAACAAGATGCCCCACCCCTGCTGACGAGAAGCATCCCCACAGCATGATGTTGCCACCATTATGCCTCACTGTAGTGATGGTCTAATGAGGCATAGACAGTGTTGTACAGTTTGGCTTTATACTAAGTTTCAGTGTTTTAAAATAGAATGTCAAACAGAACAAAATGTATATGTACCATTTGCAATCCAGAAACATAAGATAATTGGTTAGGGGTCTCAAACCCTTTTGAAAAGGCACTCCATGTACAGAATAATTGCACTTGTCAAAGTAGTGAttttaaagtaaaaaaagatATGCTTATATTTATAATGGACATTCTTCGGAATCATCCAGCTCACAGTATGatatcatgtttgtgtgtttttttatggtTTAATATGTAGGTGATTGTATGTATAgccatatatttatatatatatatataaatatactggAATTGACCTATTTCCGACCAGGGGtgacttctctttctctcaagtcACCCCTGGTCGGAAATAGGTCAATTTCCAGTGATATCCCAAATTGAAATGTTATGCAATGGAATTGTGTGGTTAACTCTTAAAGAAGACATCTGGGGCAGTTGATATTTGTGTTCAGACAAATCGAAATTAACCCTGGTCATTAAGCATACCCACATGAATTacatataaaaatataattatataattttCTGGTTTCATATGTCTGTACATAACAATCTAATAAATAAACGGTAATTTACTTAAATGGGAATTTCTTCAATCATTCTCATTGTATTCTCACCTTGTATTTTTCAGTTCAATGCAATTCCTATGTATCAGTACGTTTGACTTTCTTTTCAAACTGGCCAAGGCCGTATTTTTCCGTCCATAATATGGGCTGAAAGAGGATGAGAAAAGCTCAATTGAGTGCATACAGATGGCGTGAGGCCCATGTTTCAAAAGAGCAGATGCTTCAAAACTCTTGCACCATAGTCCATTGTTGTGTGGCACAAAAATGTGGGGAATGCCCACTTTGTGTGGACTGATCTGTAAAAATACCCTGTTGTGAGAACACTGCAGTATTGAGAACCTGGTTTAAGGTACCATAAGAACAGGAATTAAAAAGAGCAATAATTACACATCCATGTTCTTCTTCCCATCACATTTCACCATTGAATTGCATGCCAAATGAGATTTCTTAATTTAAGTAGAGGTACAAGAAAAATAAAACCGTTGACAACCATTCAAGGTAATTTACTTGAAGTGAGAGGCTAGTAAAAATCATCAGGTAAAATAATCCCATTCCATGTTATTTTCCTCAAGAGAATATTTGGTTTTGATTTTAAATGAAGACTATGCTACATTTAGTTAAAATAGACTAAATCCAACTTTGGAACATTCATAGTTATTACACTATAGGTTAACAAATGGCACTAATCAATCTGAATGTAGCCTACAGAGTGATCTATTCACATTACATGTTTTTGAAGTGCCTGAACCTCAGTCTGTATAGCCCGGACATTTTGTGAGTCTAAAAAGTCCATAAtcataaaacataaattaatttcACATACCTTCTCATCTATCACAAGTGTAGATGAGGGAAGGATATTATTTTAAGAGATAAAGCTAATGTATTTGAGTTAGAACTGAGCTCCCAAATCCCTTCTGTCAACATGCATGTGAACAAGGCATTCCTTTGACACTCTAGAAGCACATCACCAAATTATTTGGCCACTATAATCCCAAGTGTCCAGTCCACAGATCCTCGATAAAGCCTGTAGCGTCAGCAAACAAAACAAGCAGACAGCAAAGAGACTACGATTCGTACAATTGTCTCATTATTAGAACAGAGCTCTACACTGTCATTAGAAATCCTATTTGTTTACTTCTGAAgatagatgatgatgatgcacaGAGTTCCGACCAAGCCTAGAGCCTGGATACCCAGAAACCACAATAGGATCCAGAAGAAGATGATCACCACAGGCTCCACAATCTTTTCCCCAAAGTACATCTGGGAGAATCCAATGTTGCGAAGACACTTGTTCAGCTCCCCGAAAAGGGTCCCTAGACGTTCGCAGTCATCCACCTGGGGCTGTCTGGTTGTGGGGTCATCTACATAGGGCCACCTGGACCCAGGGTCACTGGTGGGGCGTGAACTGGCCCTGGTGCCATCCTAGGAAGAagtttggggagggggagatagtTGGCTTCCAACCATGTCACCATACAGTCTACATCTCTTCTATCACTTCAAGCTTTTGAGGTAGAATCTTGCTAAGCACAAGCTAATAACGTATTTAttacaaaacatttgttttattaAACACTGCTACACCTGGTAACGTACCAATTGCTAGGTTTCATTAGCTGGGCTAATTGCACTTCACCTGGATTTACAGTCTGTCACACAACAAGCCTGGATATGAGCTAAAATATTATAGATGCACAATACTTTCATAACACAGGACTAcgtctctcttttttttacagtacagtacagttacaGCCACGTAGGCTAACATTCAGCCTTCTCCTGTCCTTAAATTATGATCGTTGTTATGGCTTTACACGATCAAAACAACCAAATGAAACTTGCTTCGCTAGTCTAGCTAacgaagctagctagctactagtaCAGGTTTAAAATGCGAGCCGCGAACCACAGTAAAAGAAAAGTGTGTGGCAAGTAACCAGTTGTTTCTTCGTCATAAAAACATTACTGTAAAAATGATATGCAACTGATTACTGGCATCTTAGTGAAGGGATAGCTACGCCACATATGATAATATTAATTCAAACACACTGGCAGTGGTAGCTAGCTGTTCAGATACTATTATTTTATGCTAATCGGCACAGGAAGGCAATAATctactactgtacagtagtgtactgtactgtcaGGCTAGCTGAGACTCACAGTTAATAGTCTTGTAGCGTTACTGTAGTTGGACGGATGATGAGAATGCCATCTTCTTCGATCCTCAAGCTCTTCTAACTCACGCCGATGTCGTACAGACTGGTTGTTAACATTTGGTGTCGTTTGGCTAGACATGTTACTCATGATTTTACAATAATTAGCTTTGCCGACTAGCAAGGGTTTGTTTTCGAAATTAAAACATATCCGGGTTACGTGACGTCACCAACAGAGTAACTTTCAAAGTCCACCCACCCCCGGTTCCTTTAGCTTTTTTACTTTAGTAAAAAGAGCGCCCGGTGTTCTGCGATTTGTCCTATCTTGTCAGATTTTTCTGAACTAGCGCAGAATTATAGTTATACCGATCCTATCACGCTGAAAAATCCTGGAAGGATGATTTTATAGTGCAAAATACCATGTCAGATTGTCCTGCCCGTGTAAAAAGTAGGATGTAGGATGTACGAGGAGACAGAAACGACATTATGTGCGCATGCAGTTAACCCTGATAGGACAATCTGACGGGAAGGATGAACACCGGCTGCCAAAAACTGTCCAGCCCTAACTCTATGGTCCACATCGTCACTGCTTTCGAATGGAAGGACCTTTGTCCCCAGCATTGGCTCCTTTATGTGGGGTGACCACATTCTGGTTAACAAAAAGAAGACACCTTTTTTTCGCTGAGGGGGAGGGTAGATAATCCCTTTATCTACTATAGACTGTATGCGGTTGTAGACATAAGAAAATTATTAACATTAATTTGCCTCTTATATTTACTCACATTATAATCGTTTGACAGACATAATTGTTTGGAAAAAGCTTGGCTGATCAATCAATCAATACCTTTTATTGTCATTGCACAGGTGTACAACAACATTCAGTGGCCCTCAGTGGTTCACTCACACATGGAAACATAAACACATATAGACAAAAGGGCATAAAAGTAAATGTAGGTTTGTAAGACCATTTTGGCTGAATGTTTGTGATTTTATTGCAAAAAATATGGTCAATTTGTGTTGTTATGGAAACATTGACTAATTGGTCTTTTTGAGAACTGTAAAGAAAAGCGCAGTCAGGTTTatatgatatattttttttacatgccaAAATCCATATTCACAAATGTAGCCTGAGTTTCCCTGTAAGAAACCCTGTTTCATATAAAGACATTGTACATTATTTTGACTCAATATGATTCTTTATGAAGCAAAAAGCATAATTCTTTGTAAACTTTTCAATATATTGATGTAGATTGACATTAAGTGCCCTCTagtgtgcatttgtttgttaCACTTAtgttttttcatttgtttttaaaGCTCACTTGCAAGAAACCGGACAATTTTCAACTTCGTACAGTGCCAGATTCTCAAGATAATCGAGCCACaaaaactctcacacacacacacacagacagagagacggacagactgacagacagagatattCTTTTAATTATAGTTGTAATATAGGTGGTGAATTGAAAGGCCAGAGACActtggtgtttgtccctggctcGGGAACCACAATTCGCTTttggttagattctcagggagataattgactcgtcaATAGgctatctgactccaattttagaaatgtgcacaagtgcgttacctgtaaccttgagCTCTAAAGAGTTAATGacaactctgacgtaggtaagaAATCgcctgcttgatcagagcaccgactctaaagtatgcgtgttcattAATCAGTCACTTATCTCTACTATACtatggatttaaccatagtagacctagtGGGGTATGTAATCGATCACAGAGGCTCTGGTAAATTCCCTCGGAGCGtagagatccactgtaagtgactcagaggccttaagttaaaacctactccaaaagtctatgtttataatcagttagccgcatcaaccagactagatcaaagTTTTCACTGCCGTAGCTTGATAGAAAcgtttcaaggagaacaagtaacttaaaaatgcacaataatggtttattatctaaatacgATAATCAATATAATGATACTGAAATATCATCTAATACAAagcataccttcagagcaatggtcaACAATTGTATTCTCAATGAAGACTAGGcacctaacgcaccggagctgtatcttAAACAGAAACTCAAAGTGATTGGAaaaacttcttcctatatacaccagaacctgactaaaatggggaccgACCAAATGACAGAAAGGTTGTCtgacgcatacaaattcaaattggatcattaatcaaggctgcagtagaccaagtggtgcccttTCAAGACAAGGTAATATGTTAAatacatgttggtctgctgcaggcacaaactctgtaaaccctgtacatgtacatgttacagtattataattattactagaatgtaatacataaaataagaaacaaaagcatatcaaacatgacatattGTCGAGAACCTtatttacaagaacacaacttttaatgaaaatgtcagagtcttcctctgtccaccttcctcttcaactgttgagaccacctctccagaggtgtgtcattaaggtgtgattgtcattttaccattcatgcaaatcaatgACTGTCCCaaacgagtgtctgggtgaccagtgacaaaggggctgccaaaacagccctaaaGTAACATGCATTGAAGATCTCATGCAATCAGTACATTGGTGGGTGTAACTGGATCATACTGGTTGTGGCATTGCTTGGCGATGTGATGATTTGTGTTCTGGAAGCCCTCCCTTTTGAGGGTTTCTTATCCTTAAGTAGTATTTAACAGCTGTCCAAAACAAATTTTGCTCTCTTTCTTCAACTGTAGCTTTGCTGACAACATGACAACTGCTGGAAAAGTATGTATCTCTTTGACTTTTCATCAATCTTTTTCCATTATATGTCTATACTATCTTTGAGTCTTGTAACTGAGGTTTCTCAAATTTGTGGTTGTGTATAGAGGCAAAAATATGACGGTTTCTAATGGAAATCTTGTTTTTTGTCAACAAAAAGCTAATATTGTTTGTGCAAATATAAAGAAGGTACACATTAAACAAAACAGTAAATTTTACTGCATAGTTTTGTTAATAAACATTAACAA
This genomic window contains:
- the fam241a gene encoding uncharacterized protein FAM241A, which codes for MSNMSSQTTPNVNNQSVRHRRELEELEDRRRWHSHHPSNYSNATRLLTDGTRASSRPTSDPGSRWPYVDDPTTRQPQVDDCERLGTLFGELNKCLRNIGFSQMYFGEKIVEPVVIIFFWILLWFLGIQALGLVGTLCIIIIYLQK